One part of the Salinivirga cyanobacteriivorans genome encodes these proteins:
- a CDS encoding ATP-binding protein — MIISRQIEAEIKNALRNFPVVIITGARQTGKTTVAKQVVQKPYYNLESPDTRELAINDPRTFLNKIKDTGAIIDEFQRAPDLASYIQEIVDKKGENGMFLLTGSNNFLLMEKVSQSLAGRAAILKLMPFSYPEIQHFYPQINTDELIYKGFYPAIHSKNLNPTKTYSYYYQTYIERDVRQLINVKDINLFQRFMKLCAGRTGQLLNYDQLAGETGVSNKVVKNWISVLEASYILHLLPPYFENIKKRIIKSPKLYFYDVGFAAYLLNIENVSHVETHPLRGQLFENIVINEYLKYRYNIGMEANAFFYRDNHKNEVDLLVQTGNKLGLIEIKSAATYHTNFRKNVDWLEKQIIDKEVNKTIVYDGEQEWESDELAIINFRSFARKIYR; from the coding sequence ATGATTATATCAAGACAAATTGAGGCTGAAATAAAGAATGCATTAAGGAATTTTCCTGTTGTGATTATTACAGGCGCCAGGCAAACCGGAAAAACAACTGTCGCGAAACAAGTGGTTCAAAAACCTTATTATAATTTGGAAAGCCCCGATACACGTGAATTGGCAATAAATGATCCACGAACGTTTTTAAACAAAATAAAAGATACGGGAGCCATAATCGATGAATTTCAACGTGCTCCTGACCTGGCTTCATATATACAGGAGATCGTTGATAAAAAGGGAGAGAACGGGATGTTTTTGCTCACAGGAAGTAACAATTTTCTCCTAATGGAAAAAGTTAGCCAATCGCTAGCGGGAAGAGCTGCCATATTAAAATTGATGCCTTTTTCATATCCAGAAATTCAGCATTTTTATCCCCAAATAAATACTGATGAGTTAATTTACAAGGGGTTTTATCCAGCCATTCATTCAAAAAATCTAAACCCGACAAAAACCTATTCCTACTATTACCAAACATACATTGAGCGTGATGTAAGGCAATTAATTAATGTAAAAGACATTAACCTGTTTCAACGATTTATGAAGTTATGTGCCGGTAGAACAGGGCAGTTATTAAACTACGACCAATTGGCCGGTGAAACCGGTGTGAGCAACAAGGTTGTGAAAAACTGGATTTCAGTTTTAGAAGCATCATACATTCTGCATCTTCTCCCGCCATATTTTGAGAATATAAAAAAACGAATAATTAAATCACCAAAATTATATTTTTACGATGTGGGTTTTGCTGCCTATTTATTAAATATTGAAAATGTAAGCCACGTTGAAACACATCCGTTAAGAGGACAACTATTTGAAAATATAGTGATTAACGAATACCTGAAATATCGGTATAATATTGGGATGGAAGCCAATGCGTTTTTTTACCGCGATAATCATAAGAATGAGGTAGATTTGTTAGTGCAGACCGGGAATAAACTTGGTCTTATTGAGATAAAATCAGCTGCAACCTACCATACAAATTTTCGAAAAAATGTTGACTGGCTTGAAAAACAGATAATTGACAAAGAGGTTAATAAGACAATTGTTTATGATGGCGAACAAGAGTGGGAATCAGACGAACTGGCAATAATCAACTTCCGGTCATTTGCCCGGAAAATTTACCGATAA
- a CDS encoding DUF1801 domain-containing protein encodes MLHLHMWLLQTGFLKPRISYGIPFYYGNRWVCFLNPLKKGGVELAFTRGNELQDEPGILDNKGRKLVYGVELDSIETIPHEALEEVLFEALDLDRA; translated from the coding sequence ATGTTACATCTTCATATGTGGCTCTTGCAAACAGGTTTTTTGAAACCCAGAATTAGTTATGGCATTCCATTTTATTATGGCAACCGATGGGTATGTTTTCTGAATCCATTGAAAAAAGGTGGCGTTGAGTTGGCTTTCACCCGTGGAAATGAATTACAAGATGAACCTGGAATTTTGGATAATAAAGGCCGAAAACTTGTCTATGGAGTTGAGTTAGATTCCATAGAAACTATTCCCCATGAGGCTTTGGAAGAAGTGTTATTTGAAGCTTTGGATTTAGATAGAGCTTGA
- a CDS encoding DDE-type integrase/transposase/recombinase codes for MGEKKEIVCKYIGFGLRRDIALSIAGVTKHQYYYKSLGKRPGRKPTSTTEKLEDGQKIIKNNSVVIKKIKNIQSDPDTDYGYRKMATALMLLGYLINHKKVYRLMKESQLLKTKYNRQPKTYARYRIVTPKGPLEVIEMDIKYIWITQARRYAFILTIIDTFTRAVLHWRVGFSMKSGDVKKAWEQVIIDHLQPADILTKGVHVEIRNDNGPQFGSKIIQSFFKENYLNQVFTHPYTPQENGHVESFHNILSKSLGNNNFWDIGQLTQRLTIFYEKYNNVRLHGSIANLPPRLFWEMWDKGLIIRKEYKNRKVRFYSKIPYYQLSGNESLREVPCLNRAALDEPSDLHRKVNGPVTPKQPSVKRSPSVVPC; via the coding sequence CTGGGCGAGAAAAAAGAAATAGTTTGTAAATATATTGGGTTTGGACTTCGCAGAGACATTGCTCTTTCCATTGCCGGAGTTACCAAGCATCAATATTATTATAAATCTCTTGGCAAACGGCCAGGCAGAAAACCCACCAGTACAACAGAAAAACTGGAGGATGGCCAAAAAATTATTAAAAACAACTCTGTTGTTATCAAAAAAATAAAAAACATACAGTCTGATCCGGATACAGATTATGGCTACAGAAAGATGGCAACAGCTTTAATGTTGCTGGGATATTTAATTAACCACAAAAAAGTATATCGGCTGATGAAAGAGTCTCAATTATTAAAAACAAAGTATAATCGACAGCCAAAAACATATGCCAGATATCGAATAGTCACCCCGAAAGGCCCCCTGGAAGTAATCGAAATGGACATCAAATATATTTGGATTACCCAAGCACGCAGGTATGCTTTTATTTTGACTATTATAGACACATTTACACGAGCTGTTTTACATTGGAGGGTGGGATTTTCTATGAAATCAGGCGATGTTAAAAAGGCATGGGAGCAAGTAATTATTGATCATTTGCAGCCGGCTGATATATTAACTAAGGGTGTACATGTGGAGATCCGTAATGATAATGGGCCACAATTTGGCTCAAAAATCATCCAATCATTTTTTAAGGAAAATTATCTTAATCAAGTTTTTACACACCCGTATACCCCACAGGAAAATGGTCATGTGGAGAGTTTTCACAACATTTTATCAAAATCGCTTGGCAATAATAACTTTTGGGATATTGGGCAATTAACACAACGACTTACAATATTTTATGAAAAATACAACAACGTCCGACTACACGGCTCTATTGCAAACCTTCCACCTCGTTTATTTTGGGAAATGTGGGATAAAGGATTAATAATTCGTAAAGAATACAAAAACCGAAAAGTCAGGTTTTACTCCAAAATCCCCTACTACCAGCTATCGGGGAATGAGAGCCTGAGGGAAGTCCCTTGCTTAAATCGGGCGGCTCTCGATGAGCCGTCAGATTTACATAGAAAGGTGAACGGGCCCGTTACACCAAAACAACCATCGGTAAAAAGGTCACCTTCGGTCGTCCCTTGCTAA
- a CDS encoding transposase gives MKKRKFTKEEKLQIIKEATEQGVNVTLEKHGIYPATYYGWKKKFETMGEAGFRHGMTPAQLKEIKRLEKENETLKKLLAEKELEGRLKDDMLKKKYAWARKKK, from the coding sequence ATGAAAAAAAGAAAATTCACCAAAGAGGAAAAGCTTCAGATTATAAAAGAAGCTACAGAACAAGGAGTTAACGTAACCCTTGAGAAACACGGAATTTATCCGGCCACATATTATGGTTGGAAGAAAAAATTCGAAACCATGGGAGAAGCTGGCTTTCGCCATGGGATGACCCCTGCTCAGTTAAAAGAGATTAAGCGTTTAGAAAAAGAAAACGAAACGCTGAAAAAGCTTTTAGCCGAAAAAGAACTTGAAGGGCGGCTCAAAGATGATATGCTAAAAAAGAAGTATGCCTGGGCGAGAAAAAAGAAATAG
- a CDS encoding sensor histidine kinase: protein MRNDKLKKNQMRQLLRMAMLTSPLIGIYTIIPVLLFAASLPQSDVYFIFWDQIRVLLAVLGITFIVFVQWLINIWLFKILANRINSSWGKALKYFISYGIMLSVVAFLHTLRLESSPISIGTFIYYPFIGSFANNTFIFIIFGLVTSRFEKAKLEIDKAKLELSQYVTQQEQLKNKIHPHFLFNTLNTLKLLIKKEPKIAEEFLVRLSAYLRFSITETSKDVAVIKDEVEFCTNYIELQKVRFSNSIHFENNLPDIITNNKYLPVVTFQSLAENAIKHNAFTKSNPLKISVKLNSDETISFTNNVIKKRTIEKSTGTGLKNLHERFKLLGSDMFIIDSDEDNKLFTVTFKAFDNENNNY from the coding sequence TTGAGAAACGATAAATTGAAAAAGAATCAGATGCGCCAATTATTGCGTATGGCGATGCTTACGTCTCCATTAATTGGGATCTATACTATAATTCCGGTATTACTTTTTGCTGCTTCATTACCGCAAAGTGATGTGTATTTTATTTTTTGGGATCAAATTAGGGTTCTTTTAGCAGTGCTTGGAATTACTTTTATTGTTTTTGTACAATGGTTGATTAACATATGGCTCTTTAAAATTCTAGCCAATCGTATTAATAGTTCTTGGGGAAAAGCATTGAAGTATTTTATTTCATATGGCATAATGCTTTCAGTAGTTGCCTTTTTACATACGCTTAGATTAGAATCAAGTCCAATAAGCATTGGGACATTTATATATTATCCTTTTATTGGATCATTTGCAAATAATACTTTTATTTTCATAATATTTGGTTTAGTAACAAGCAGGTTTGAAAAGGCAAAACTGGAAATTGATAAAGCCAAGTTGGAGTTGTCACAGTATGTCACACAACAAGAGCAACTTAAAAATAAGATACATCCTCATTTTTTGTTTAATACACTTAATACACTAAAATTACTGATTAAGAAAGAACCTAAAATTGCTGAGGAGTTTTTAGTTAGACTTTCTGCCTATCTTAGGTTTTCTATTACTGAAACTTCAAAAGATGTTGCTGTTATAAAGGATGAAGTTGAGTTTTGCACTAACTATATAGAATTACAGAAAGTTCGATTTTCTAATTCTATTCATTTTGAGAATAATTTGCCGGATATTATTACAAATAATAAATATTTACCGGTTGTCACTTTCCAATCATTGGCTGAAAATGCAATTAAGCATAATGCGTTTACAAAATCAAATCCTTTGAAAATTAGTGTCAAATTAAACAGCGATGAAACTATTAGCTTTACAAATAATGTGATAAAGAAAAGAACGATTGAAAAATCTACTGGTACAGGTTTAAAAAATTTACATGAACGATTCAAACTATTAGGAAGTGATATGTTTATCATTGATAGTGATGAAGATAATAAACTATTTACAGTGACCTTTAAAGCTTTTGATAATGAGAATAATAATTATTGA
- a CDS encoding LytR/AlgR family response regulator transcription factor, producing the protein MRIIIIEDEALMAEELETLILEYNSNYSIEAKLATIDEAVEYLQNNPMPDLFFSDIQLPDGLSFEIFQEIKCNVPIVFCTAYDEYALEAFKVNGIDYILKPFDSKIISDTLEKVNKILNKPTFKQGDFESLLSAFLDNKDLITKKNILIFKGERIIPIDTNEIALAYLDSGVTYIYTFDSEKFAAEQTLDKLESSLGVDFYRINRQFLVRRNAIEHVSKYFARKLLVATKIDVSEQIIVSKAKASSFLKWLQE; encoded by the coding sequence ATGAGAATAATAATTATTGAAGATGAAGCCTTAATGGCTGAAGAGCTAGAAACTTTAATTCTAGAGTATAATAGTAATTATTCGATTGAAGCAAAGTTAGCGACAATTGATGAGGCTGTTGAATATTTGCAGAATAATCCAATGCCAGATCTGTTTTTTTCTGATATTCAACTTCCTGATGGACTTAGTTTTGAGATTTTTCAAGAGATCAAATGTAACGTACCTATAGTTTTTTGTACCGCATATGATGAATATGCACTTGAGGCATTTAAAGTTAATGGAATTGATTATATCCTAAAACCGTTTGATAGTAAAATAATCTCTGATACGCTAGAGAAGGTTAATAAAATTTTAAATAAGCCCACTTTTAAACAAGGCGATTTTGAAAGTTTACTATCAGCTTTTCTTGATAATAAGGATTTAATTACTAAGAAAAATATATTGATTTTTAAGGGTGAAAGAATAATACCTATTGATACAAATGAGATCGCACTTGCGTATTTAGATTCTGGAGTTACATATATATACACATTTGATTCTGAGAAGTTTGCTGCTGAACAAACTTTGGATAAGCTGGAGTCAAGTTTAGGGGTTGATTTTTACCGGATCAATAGACAGTTTCTTGTCAGAAGAAATGCAATTGAACATGTGTCAAAGTATTTTGCTCGCAAATTATTAGTGGCAACTAAAATTGATGTGTCAGAACAGATTATTGTAAGTAAAGCGAAAGCAAGTAGTTTTTTAAAATGGCTACAAGAATAA
- a CDS encoding TonB-dependent receptor, producing MNIKFFLTVALLFYCLQFLGQNNKFIVSGNLKSSEDGEDLPFATVSVKELPGVGAITNNYGFYSLTLPKGNYTLTYQFVGYETFLKQVNLESNKNINVELNPIAKSIDEIVISARKANENVTRNDGSISKIDAREIKDLPTFGGEVDIIKVLQTQPGVKTAGEGGSGFYVRGGGLDQNLVLLDETPVYNPSHLMGFFSVFNGDAIKGATLYKGGMAPEYGGRTSSVLDIRMKDGNAKNLSVSGGIGTIASRLTIEGPMVKDKGSFMVSGRRTYADLFLKLSKDESLNKSILYFYDLNLKANYRISDKDRIFLSGYFGRDEFGFDDVMGLNYGNATGTLRWNHVFSNKLFSNASIVYSDYDYEFGFGEDDDRLALQSVIKDINFKYDFSLFASAKHTLKFGVNSIYHTIEPGNLSAGSNTGLNSSNSEEKYGLESAIYIQDDFKLNGRFSLSYGLRYSFFQQIGSGTEYQFNSDGQYLGEKYYGSGKLMKNYGGFEPRLSATYILDEYSSLKLGYNRNYQYMHMLTNSTTSSPTDTWIMSTNNIKPQIADQVSLGYFRNFRSNMFETSIEAYYKDMQRVIDYRTGANVFLNDLLEGDLVFGDGRAYGVEFLIKKNEGRLTGWLGYTLSRSEKQFDEINNGEWFAARQDRIHDINLVAMYDLNEKITLSANFIYYTGDAVTFPSGRYVVDGKVVPYYTDRNSYRMPDYHRLDLGLTWHTKKTKKFSSSWNFSLYNAYGRENAYSISFEPKEDDPNQTQAVQLSLFKWVPSITYNFKF from the coding sequence ATGAATATTAAATTTTTTTTAACCGTTGCCTTATTATTCTATTGCTTACAATTTCTTGGACAAAACAATAAGTTCATTGTAAGTGGTAATTTGAAAAGTTCTGAAGATGGCGAGGATTTACCTTTTGCCACTGTATCAGTAAAGGAATTGCCTGGTGTGGGTGCAATTACAAATAACTATGGCTTTTACTCATTAACACTCCCAAAGGGTAATTATACCCTAACTTATCAGTTTGTCGGATATGAAACCTTCTTAAAGCAAGTTAACCTTGAATCCAATAAAAACATTAATGTTGAATTAAATCCTATCGCAAAAAGCATTGATGAGATCGTGATTTCGGCCAGAAAGGCAAATGAAAACGTAACAAGAAATGATGGTAGTATATCTAAAATTGACGCAAGAGAAATAAAAGATTTGCCAACATTTGGAGGAGAGGTTGATATTATTAAAGTTTTACAAACCCAACCTGGAGTAAAAACAGCAGGCGAAGGCGGGTCTGGTTTCTATGTGAGAGGAGGTGGGCTAGACCAAAATTTAGTTTTGTTGGATGAGACTCCCGTTTATAATCCTTCGCATTTAATGGGTTTCTTTTCCGTATTTAATGGTGATGCCATTAAAGGAGCTACACTCTATAAAGGAGGAATGGCTCCGGAATATGGAGGGAGAACTTCTTCAGTTTTAGATATCCGGATGAAAGATGGAAATGCTAAAAATCTCAGTGTTTCTGGTGGAATCGGCACTATTGCCTCAAGATTGACAATTGAAGGGCCTATGGTGAAAGATAAAGGCTCATTTATGGTTTCTGGTAGGCGAACATATGCAGATCTGTTTTTAAAGCTATCCAAAGATGAAAGTTTAAATAAGTCCATACTTTATTTCTATGATTTGAACTTAAAGGCAAACTATCGAATATCAGATAAGGATAGAATCTTTTTGTCTGGATATTTCGGTCGAGATGAGTTTGGATTTGATGATGTAATGGGACTAAACTATGGTAATGCGACTGGAACATTGAGATGGAATCATGTTTTCTCAAACAAGCTATTTTCAAATGCTTCCATTGTGTATAGCGACTATGATTATGAATTTGGCTTTGGTGAAGATGATGATCGATTAGCACTGCAATCAGTAATAAAGGACATCAACTTTAAATACGATTTCTCATTATTTGCTTCAGCAAAACATACATTAAAGTTTGGAGTAAATTCAATTTACCATACCATAGAGCCTGGTAACCTTTCAGCTGGCTCTAATACCGGTCTTAATTCTTCTAATTCTGAAGAGAAATATGGTTTAGAAAGTGCAATCTACATACAGGATGATTTTAAGTTAAATGGAAGATTTTCATTGAGTTATGGGTTGAGGTATTCTTTCTTTCAACAAATCGGATCAGGAACTGAATACCAGTTTAACAGTGATGGCCAATATCTTGGTGAAAAGTATTACGGTTCAGGTAAGTTAATGAAAAACTACGGAGGATTTGAACCGAGGTTATCTGCTACCTACATTTTAGATGAATACAGCTCTTTAAAGCTTGGATATAATCGAAATTACCAATATATGCACATGCTCACCAATTCCACAACATCCTCTCCAACGGATACGTGGATTATGAGTACTAACAATATAAAACCACAAATTGCCGATCAGGTATCTTTAGGTTACTTCAGAAATTTTAGGTCCAATATGTTCGAAACTTCCATTGAAGCCTACTACAAAGATATGCAACGGGTTATTGATTATCGTACAGGTGCTAATGTGTTTTTGAATGATTTACTTGAAGGGGATTTAGTTTTTGGTGATGGGCGTGCATATGGAGTTGAGTTTTTAATTAAGAAAAACGAAGGCCGCTTAACAGGCTGGTTAGGATATACTCTTTCACGCTCTGAGAAGCAATTTGATGAGATTAATAATGGAGAGTGGTTTGCTGCCCGGCAGGACCGTATTCATGATATAAACCTGGTGGCTATGTATGATTTAAATGAGAAGATTACCTTATCTGCTAATTTTATCTATTATACAGGAGACGCCGTTACATTTCCTTCAGGACGCTATGTGGTGGATGGTAAAGTGGTCCCCTATTACACAGATCGTAATAGTTACCGAATGCCAGATTACCATAGGCTGGATTTAGGTCTTACATGGCATACGAAAAAGACGAAAAAGTTTTCATCAAGTTGGAACTTTTCACTTTATAATGCTTACGGCAGAGAGAATGCTTATTCTATTAGTTTCGAGCCAAAAGAGGACGATCCAAATCAGACACAGGCAGTTCAATTATCACTTTTTAAGTGGGTCCCTTCAATTACGTACAATTTCAAATTTTAA
- a CDS encoding DUF4249 domain-containing protein yields the protein MKYLLKSLYFILIILSAISCEKVIEVDLDDSEPKLVIEATLLEGDNECKVVISKSAPYFDSSPIEKIDNATVTLYFEGNELVIPNVEPGEYRLQVDAEADVEYKLEVEVEGNLYTAFSYMPQSIPIDSIYAIYEEGFGPFESGYTVYVMLSDPAGIANYYRFTHYLNGEYQNEADDLLVLDDNLNDGSQPMIPLRQQAFEEGDMVEVNLIHFDEASYDYFRTLGDIIGSGMGPNSGSAAPGNPISNWSNNALGYFSAYSYSSASIEISSASKEIED from the coding sequence ATGAAATATTTATTAAAATCACTTTATTTCATATTGATAATATTAAGTGCTATTTCATGCGAAAAGGTTATTGAGGTAGACCTTGACGATTCGGAACCAAAACTGGTTATTGAAGCAACATTGCTAGAGGGCGATAATGAGTGTAAGGTTGTAATTTCAAAATCTGCCCCATATTTCGATAGCTCACCCATAGAGAAGATTGACAATGCTACTGTTACTTTATATTTCGAAGGAAATGAGTTAGTTATTCCGAATGTTGAACCTGGAGAATATCGGTTGCAAGTGGATGCTGAGGCCGATGTAGAGTATAAACTTGAGGTAGAAGTAGAAGGTAATCTGTATACCGCATTTTCCTATATGCCTCAATCAATACCAATAGACAGTATTTATGCCATCTATGAAGAAGGTTTTGGGCCTTTTGAATCTGGTTATACTGTATATGTAATGTTAAGTGATCCAGCCGGAATTGCTAACTACTATAGATTTACTCATTATCTGAATGGTGAGTACCAAAATGAAGCAGATGATTTACTAGTACTTGATGATAACTTAAATGATGGCTCGCAACCTATGATTCCTTTAAGGCAGCAGGCTTTTGAAGAGGGCGATATGGTTGAGGTTAATTTGATACATTTCGATGAGGCCTCATATGATTATTTTAGAACTTTGGGCGATATAATTGGAAGTGGTATGGGCCCTAATAGTGGCAGTGCTGCTCCTGGTAATCCTATTTCGAATTGGTCAAATAATGCTTTAGGATATTTTTCTGCTTATAGTTACAGTTCAGCCAGTATTGAGATAAGTTCTGCTTCAAAAGAAATAGAGGATTAA
- a CDS encoding efflux RND transporter periplasmic adaptor subunit, translating to MKNLVFNKALVLVFSLLIFFFIFSGCTDQRETEEKTVQKIYSSFLTQEVKNKSVQKQIHLRGKANPRKKKVTIVSEVQGKVLTPQKPLKEGVYFNRGELLLQVDNTDSKLNLYASKSRFIAAINKVMSTIKLDYPTEYEKWAEYLDNYKIEDELKKLPEVQITELRNYLTVNGIFDMYYSVKGLENQLSKYDVIVPFNGVITKAYIQAGEMLSPNKLIAELNSTDEFEVETSVSLKDLKYLNVGKKIKLYNRDLNKHYQGKIKRINRKLDNNTQMATVYLSLKNSSLMEGMFLEGNIETEIEQKGVPISRKLLKRNNEVYVIRDSIVSLVKVDVLINSDNEVYVSGLMDYDLLINEIVSTPINGIKAVSKN from the coding sequence ATGAAGAATTTAGTTTTCAATAAGGCTTTAGTTTTAGTGTTTTCTCTCTTAATCTTTTTTTTCATTTTCTCCGGATGCACAGACCAACGAGAAACTGAAGAGAAAACAGTTCAAAAAATCTATAGTAGTTTCCTAACGCAAGAAGTAAAGAATAAATCTGTACAAAAGCAGATCCATCTAAGGGGCAAAGCCAATCCCCGCAAAAAAAAAGTAACCATAGTTAGCGAAGTGCAGGGTAAAGTTTTAACTCCCCAAAAACCGCTTAAAGAGGGAGTGTACTTCAATAGGGGCGAGCTTCTTTTACAGGTAGATAATACTGATAGTAAATTAAATCTTTATGCATCAAAGAGCAGATTTATTGCTGCTATAAATAAGGTTATGTCTACCATCAAACTTGATTATCCAACAGAATACGAGAAATGGGCAGAATATTTAGATAACTACAAAATAGAGGATGAATTAAAGAAGTTGCCAGAGGTTCAAATCACAGAGTTGCGTAACTATTTGACAGTTAATGGGATTTTTGATATGTACTATTCTGTTAAAGGCCTGGAAAACCAGTTGAGTAAGTATGATGTTATTGTCCCATTTAATGGAGTTATTACGAAAGCATACATTCAAGCTGGAGAAATGCTTTCCCCCAATAAACTAATCGCGGAATTAAATTCTACAGACGAGTTTGAGGTTGAAACTTCGGTTTCACTAAAAGACCTAAAGTACCTAAATGTTGGGAAGAAAATCAAACTGTATAATAGGGATTTGAATAAACATTATCAAGGGAAGATAAAACGTATCAACAGGAAATTGGATAATAATACCCAAATGGCAACTGTATACCTCTCATTAAAAAATAGCTCATTAATGGAAGGGATGTTTTTGGAAGGCAATATTGAAACAGAAATAGAACAAAAAGGAGTGCCTATTTCCAGAAAGCTCTTGAAACGTAACAATGAAGTATATGTGATCCGAGACTCCATTGTAAGTCTTGTGAAAGTTGACGTGCTCATAAATAGTGATAATGAAGTGTATGTGTCAGGACTTATGGACTATGATTTATTGATTAATGAAATAGTAAGTACCCCAATAAATGGAATTAAAGCTGTTTCAAAGAACTAA
- a CDS encoding IS1595-like element ISUnb2 family transposase, producing the protein MELFKGQNLIEFATRFNSDEKCIEYLAHIKWQEGFKCVKCGHTGSQIRKNHSRTCNKCSHTESATANTLFHKVKFGVQKAFFICFEMATTTKSLSASYVSERFGVTEKTARLFMHKVREAMKSSGNNPMNGNVHIDEFVIGGKEEGKVGRSYNVKKKKVICAVELTDDGKVKRMYSMKIDNYSSKELRKMFDAHISKEAKITTDQWKGYHPLMSKYDITQIESNGGLNFKALHTMIHQVKSCIRTTYSWVSVHNINRYLDEFCYRINRSQMKKNIFNNLVHRMVEADKVTQADLICS; encoded by the coding sequence ATGGAACTATTCAAAGGACAAAACCTCATAGAGTTTGCTACACGTTTCAATTCTGATGAAAAGTGTATTGAATATTTGGCTCATATAAAATGGCAAGAAGGCTTTAAATGTGTAAAATGTGGCCACACAGGAAGCCAAATCCGAAAAAATCATTCAAGAACATGTAATAAGTGTAGTCATACAGAATCAGCTACTGCTAACACATTATTCCACAAAGTTAAATTTGGTGTCCAAAAAGCCTTTTTTATTTGCTTTGAAATGGCAACTACAACCAAAAGTTTATCGGCAAGCTATGTGTCAGAGCGCTTTGGAGTAACAGAAAAGACAGCTCGACTTTTTATGCATAAAGTACGAGAAGCGATGAAGTCAAGTGGTAACAATCCAATGAATGGAAATGTGCATATTGATGAGTTTGTGATTGGTGGCAAGGAGGAAGGAAAGGTTGGGCGTAGTTATAATGTTAAGAAAAAGAAAGTTATATGTGCAGTAGAGCTCACTGATGATGGTAAAGTTAAACGCATGTACTCTATGAAAATAGACAATTATTCATCGAAAGAGCTAAGGAAAATGTTCGATGCGCATATTTCTAAAGAAGCAAAGATCACAACAGATCAATGGAAGGGTTATCATCCCCTGATGTCAAAATATGACATAACGCAAATTGAGAGTAATGGTGGCTTAAACTTTAAGGCTTTGCACACGATGATCCATCAAGTTAAATCCTGTATAAGAACGACTTATTCATGGGTTAGCGTTCATAACATTAACAGATACCTTGACGAGTTTTGCTACCGAATCAATCGTTCTCAAATGAAAAAGAACATTTTCAATAATTTGGTACATCGAATGGTTGAGGCTGATAAAGTAACTCAAGCTGATTTAATATGTAGTTAA